Proteins encoded in a region of the Anopheles ziemanni chromosome 2, idAnoZiCoDA_A2_x.2, whole genome shotgun sequence genome:
- the LOC131281789 gene encoding uncharacterized protein LOC131281789: MFSKVIAVLAFAAVVAAKPQHQPAAQYPAGVDPSRCPSYPNCDNAALHNPNHAYNNHAANHAANHWNPNWNAQPSWNAAPAPVPAPAPYYHGAPHSYQALTGPSHNYLGAPAPTAGGDRYPAGVDPQACPNYPYCDNLAPAGAPQAAPLPGFTSRQYPAGVSPHTCPNFPYC; encoded by the exons ATGTTCTCCAAAGTG ATCGCTGTTTTGGCCTTTGCCGCCGTGGTAGCCGCCAAGCCCCAACATCAGCCCGCCGCCCAATATCCGGCAGGAGTCGATCCGTCCCGCTGCCCGTCGTACCCGAACTGCGACAACGCGGCCCTGCACAACCCGAATCATGCGTACAACAACCACGCCGCCAACCACGCCGCCAACCACTGGAACCCGAACTGGAACGCGCAGCCCAGCTGGAACGCGGCCCCGGCCCCCGTCCCGGCTCCGGCTCCGTACTACCACGGTGCCCCGCACTCGTACCAGGCTCTGACCGGCCCGAGCCACAACTACCTCGGAGCCCCAGCCCCCACCGCCGGTGGTGACCG CTACCCGGCTGGAGTTGACCCGCAGGCCTGCCCGAACTACCCGTACTGCGACAACCTGGCTCCGGCTGGCGCTCCCCAGGCTGCCCCGCTGCCAGGCTTCACCTCCCGCCAGTACCCGGCCGGAGTGTCCCCGCACACCTGCCCGAACTTCCCGTACTGCTAA